The window ttctccagcggcgccggcttcagcCTTCTGACATACCAAGGCCCCAAGATCCCCTGGCAAAAGGTCATTAGCACGCCCAGCAACCCCACCAGCTACGAGCACATCatcgagaagaacgaggaGCTCGCTGTGAATGCCAAGAAGTACGAGCTCCCGATTCTCAAGTACGGAACCATTAAGGTGGACGACGTAGAGCTCAACTACGTCgagcgccgccctccccacttcaacgagaagaagaggtaTCCAGTTCTGTTCCAGCAGTACTCGGGCCCGGGCTCCCAAAGTGTCAACAAGAAGTTCTCGGTCGACTTCCAGTCCTAcgtcgcctcggccctcGGCTATatcgtcgtcaccgtcgacggccgcggcacTGGCTTCATTGGTCGCAAGAACCGTGTGCTCATCCGCGACCAGCTCGGCCACTGGGAGGCCCACGACCAGATCGCTGCCGCCAAGATATGGGCTGCCAAGAAGTACGTTGACGCAGCGCGCATCGCAATTTGGGGGTGGAGCTATGGCGGCTTCAACGCCCTCAAGACGCTCGAGATGGATGCTGGTGAGACCTTCAGCTACGGCATGGCGGTCGCCCCCGTCACGGACTGGCGCTTCTACGATTCCATCTACACAGAGCGCTACATGCGCACGCCCCAGCTTAACCCGTCCGGCTACGACCAgacggccatctccaacgTCTCGGCCCTCGCGGGCAACGTCCGCTGGCTCATGAtgcacggcgtcgccgacgacaacgtccACTATCAGAGcaccctcaccctcctcgacaagctcaacCTCGAGGGTGTAGAGAACTACGACGTCCACGTCTTCCCCGATAGCGACCACGGCATCTATTTCCACGGCGCCAACAGGATTGTCTACGATAGTAAGTCTCGTCACCTGCCCTCTGACTTTCCTCCTCTCGGACAATAAAAGATGACTAACCAACCGCGTGAACAGAATTGAGCAACTGGCTCATCAACGCCTTTAACGGAGAGTGGCTCAAGATCGTCGATGCGAAACCCATCGTCGagcccaaggagaaggagaggagaTGAAGCACTTCCTCTGGCATCGTGTTATTTCTGTGCAGCGAGTTCTACAAGGAGTTCCGGGATTGAGGGGGCCGGCTTTGAGCTTTCAGTGATTTGATTCCCCATTGGCGTTTCAATAGAGTGAGAGAGGAGCATGTCTAATGAGCATCGCAACCGTGACAATCGTCTCCGTTCCTTATTCGATTTTGATCGTCTTCCCCGTGGATGAAAAGAACCGGATATTCTCACTATGGTGTTTCTTGGACCAAGCCGGACGGCCATTATGGTGAGAAACTTGAAATAGGACCCGATTAGCATGAAGCGAGAGACCGGCGCTTTGCAGCCGCAATGTTTCACTTCCCTTAAAGAAATGGGAAAGGTTTCCGAGCTATAAATACCTAGTCAGTATCCCTAAACCTCTGTACATGCGAAAGAAACGAGGTATATACAGAACCACCCTTGCCCTGCCTGGGTCTCATACCCACAACGTCCGAACCAGGTCGGCTCAAATGACCACAAGCCTCGTCTTTCCGTTGGCCCCTTGAAGAACCACAACAAACCTCGCTCGTCCAGAGCACAAAATGGGCGTAATGATACATGCTCTGTGCATGCGTCCCGTTCCGCCTTCCCCGAgacaccgccgccctctttTTCGGAAAGATGTCAAAAGTGTAGTTTCTCAGCCATACCGCCCCCTGAAAACGCCATGCATGGTAGAATAAATTCCGTAAGCCTCCGTTATGCAGCCCTAGATGCCCCCCTCTACCCGTTTCATGACAGTCGTATCCATCGTTCATATCGCAAAGGTAGTAAGTCGCTGGCGTTCTCAGGCGAGGTAGCGATACGTCGGTGTCGATGTGTCCTCGACGCGTTCGAGGTATTCGCGCACGATCAGATCCTCGACTCGCTTCTTGATGAGGCTGATCTCAGGCTTGAAGCGGCTGCTGAGCTGGTCAATGACCTCGGTAATGAGCTGCGAATGGCCGAGCTCCTTGCGTTGTCTGGAACATGATTAGCAACGGCAGCATAGACAGCGAGTGACACAGGGATACATACTTCATAATTCTGACAAGTGCGGCGTCAATGACATGGGCTCGGGTCTGGttgttcttctcctcggtctGCTTCcgttcctcgtcgccctcgaccttgctggtggcgttgatgatgggcGCCTTGATCCGAACAGTCTTGCTGACGAAGGATGGATTGAACTTGAACTTGTCGccgggcttgatgctcttgGTGGCGGGCTCCTTGGCCAGCACTCTGGCCTTGGGGACGATGGACAAGGAAGTGAGGGTTCTGGCAAGGTCCTGAGAAGGGATGTTGGTCTTGGCTTGGATTTCTTCGAGAGACAgctcctcgccttcctccaGCTCATTGAAGAGCAAGAGCACGACCATGCCGTATGTGGGAACGTTGATCTCGTACTTTCGCTCACGAGCCAGAGGGCCCTTACCACCAGGTATGGCGGGGAAAACACAGCGGACGTCAGCACTGCCAGTCGATCCAAGCCAAGTCAACTTGCGGCCACTGCGATTGGTGAGGTAGTACTTGAGAAGGCTTTCCTGAAGACGCTTGATTTCCTCGGGAAATATGCAACCACCGCCCTCGGAGAACTGCGATGTGCGGCCCATGATTTCGGGAGGCCATGAGTTGGTCGTCAAGACGTTGACAGCAAGGTCGATCTGTTTGCGCGATACATCGCCCAGGCCCTTGATATGGTCCCGGTAGCCTGACGTCAACTCGGCAGATGACTCCATGTCTCTGAACATGCCCTCAAACTTGGCGGTGAACTGGTTGCCAAGCTCCTGCTTCATACGAGAGATCATCGATTTCTCAACATCGTGGCTCTCCGACTTGTTGTTGAGGAGACGCTTGGCCAAGTGCTTCTGGTAGTACCGCTCAAAGAGGTCCTTGTCCGAGAGGTAGCGGATCACGGTAATGGCCTTCTCCAAAAcctcctcggtctcggtctcggtcttgCCTCGAATGCCGCGTCGAAGATTGTCGTCGATAAAAAGCGAGACATACTCGGAGCTCTTGGTGAACATGTTGATGAAGTCGGAAAAGCTCTTGGTAAGTGCAGTCTGGATAATGAGGTCCTGCTGAAAGCACTTGATCCACAAGTTGTCGAACTTGTCCTTGAGCTTAAGGACGTCGTCAACCCACTTGATAGCCGCAGCTGTCTGCTGGGCGGATGAGCTCagcgccttggccttctctcCACCATCAATCTCCTCCCCGTCAGCCTGTGCAGTGGCGGCCGAAAAGTTCGTATCCTTGAGCATCTGTTCAATCTCAAGGCCAAGTTCGACCACACGCGCAGACAGGATCTTCTTGAGGGACGCCTTCTTAGAGTCGACCCGCGATACCAGCTGGTAGAGAATGGacagctcctcctcgcggtCATAGTTGACCATAGACTTCAAGCCACTGCCCTCGAGGTTCAAGAAGTCGTCCAGATGGGCCGAAATgagctcttcctcgacaacctTGATGGACCTCTCTCTTGTCTCATAGTGGATGGTGGTGTCGCATCGGTCGTTCTCCTCCTGCAACCGACGCTGGGTGTGTCGCAGCCAtgcgccggcgtcggcgtcgcggagCAGCCGCTCACACTCGCGCTTGTAGTATTCTTGCTCGGATTGGAGATACTCGGGCTCGAAGACGGTCAAGTACAGCTTTTCGGCCTCGTTTTCCTCGTCTGATTCATAGAGGGAATCCAGCATTCGAACAATGTTGCGCAGCAAGTGGCGGTCAATCGTATCACCATCACGCTCCATGTTGATGTGGTCAAGGATGACCGAGTTGAGTATGTCGAAGACGGTGTATTGCCCACTCGAGTTGAGCGACGCACGCAGGATATGATCACGGAACAGGCCAATTGTGGCCGTGTAGATGGACGCCTTGCGAGCATCCTGAGTGTAGCCCCGGTCGAGGTACATGAGAATGTCGGCCGTCATGTTCATGGAAGTGTTGTGGTGGTCCCAGGACTTTCGCACGCCTCCAAGGAAAATCTCGCCCATCTTGCGGCGCTCGTTGACCGAGGTGGCCGCGCCACCCATAGCGGCGCTTACCAGGTTGGCCGTGACCAGGCGCTCGATGGTAGGGATAACGTGGTCGGAGAAGTACTGCTCCTCGAACTGCTTCACCCGCTCGTAAAGCATCTCCCCCTTTTTCTTAAGTACTATCTTGTAAGACGCCCGGTAGAGCTGCTCGAACGACAGCGTGCTGCAGTTCTGGTCGTGGATGTCTGTGAGGGCCTGCTTGAGAGTCTCCCAACACTGCTCGAAGTCGCTGGTATCGATGCCTGATGTGAGCTGTCAAACGATTAGCACGCATTCTAGGTATTGACGTTCTTATGACTGGCGGTAGCTTGAGGTCCCCGACACCCCGGGCTGTAACAAAGCAACGGCCCGACAAGATGAGGAATCGAGCCACAGAACTAGACGCCGGAGTCGTCGCAACGAGCAAATTGGAACATGACACACATCGCCAGTGGAGCCTGAGCCCCCACGACGGCAGTACAGGCAATACCAGACTGCTCTGAAGCCCAACACTCGGTCAAATCATGTTCGGATGGGTTATGCAACTTACGCGACctgggcggcgcggaggcCGAATGCGTCCGGCCCGCATGGCCgtacctcctccacctctgCCAGAAATCATCGTCTGCGTACGTGTATCTGTCCGGTAAAATCTCTTGAGGGATATCTCTGCAAAGATCGGTTGTGGTGGGCAGCCGTTTCAGGTCGAGAAAGCTATCGTGGGATTGCCTGagtcggtggcggcggggtAGCTTTCCGTCCGAGAAAGTGTGGTGAAATTATGTAAAAAGGCAACAGGGCGCGCAGGCAACTCGGAATCGCagtagggtaggtaggtaggtgcgTGGGTCGGTGAAGAGGCAACAAAACGGAAGGCGCGCTGCCTGGCTACCTAGCGTGGAAAGGGGTGGCCGAGGCAGGAAGGTCCGAAGAGCTGGGATATAACAATTCAAGACATCATCGCAGGGAAaggagagagcgagagagagagagagatgtAAGTGTTCCAGTGCGCTGCGGAGCAAACGGGCAAGGCTACGCTGCGCTGCCCCCGCCCCCCAAGTCGGCATGGTCCGCAAGGCGGAAGGTGCGACCTGGGGGTTATATCCAATCAATTCGGTCCCTCATCCTGGCTCATGTAGGAACGCTAGGACTTTAGGACCCTGATTCGTTTGTAAGTCTCCGCTGGGTGTAACAGCTCACGCGCCACATGTGGCGTCtatttcttttttttgtccACTTGTTTTCTGAATTCTGGGCACTGAAGAGGAAAATGACGGCATTCCCAGACCCGTTCGAGATCAGCTCAACTCTTTCAAAAGTCCTACAGcaaacaccaccaccaccaccaccaccaccaccaccaccacaaccaccacaaccaccaccgTACATCCGCGCTGCTATTTATTCCATATATCGAAGATATACCACAATGGCCTCGCGCTCGCCCTTCACAAAACTCACGCCCATGCTGCGGCGAGCTTGCCCCGGCGCATCGCCACTCAACCGTAGCAGCCCCATCCTCCAGGCCCTGCAGGCCCAACAACAACCTTTCCAGcccaccgtcgccgcgcgCTTCGCACACGCGATCCCGAAACCAAAAGCCAcgcgcgacgccgaggccaagtcCCCCGCCCAGATGCGCCTCGAGGCGTCGCCGCACTACCAGCTCGACTTCACCTGCGTGCCCTGCGACACCCGCTCCCGCCACAAGGTCTCCAAGCAGGGCTACCACCACGGCTCTGTCCTCATCACCTGCCCCTCGTGTCGCAACCGCCACGTCATCAGCGACCATCTGGGCATCTTTGGCGACCGCAAGGTTACCGTCGAGGACCTGATGCGCGAGAAGGGGCGCCTCGTCAAGAGAGGCACcctgggcgaggacggcgataTCGAGTTCTACCctgacgaagccgccgccgctgccgctgaaGCTGAGGCCACCCCCGATACCAAGAAGGACGGCTCTTCTTGAGCGTATCGGACGCGACTATAATACTTACTGTACAACAACAACTTTTCGGTGAAATGTGGTCCGGCGGGGGGGTTCCGggccaagaaagaaaaaagaggcCTCACTCAGTTCGCCGGGGAATGACTGCATAAAAGTACGGCGTTTCGGGTAATCAACATAACATCACTCTCCTGTATCACGAAGGAAGAAACAGGAAGGTCATCTTGAAACAAATAGAAATAGATCTCACATATGAATGGGCAATGTCAGCCCCTGTACTACATAAATACACCCTTTCAGAATCCCGCGCATCCTCTTTTTATGTCCCTGCCCAAAAACGCCGGCCCATGCAAACTCGCATCATTACCACCCCTTGTACGCCTGTCTGAGCTGCTTGTGCTCATGGCTACGgaccttcttcctctccttcttcctctccgtcttctttctcttgtcCCGGCCGTACTTCTCCGGCTGCGCGATCGCCTCGATCTTGCGCTTGCTTGACctctgctgcctcctcgtccgCACCTCCTCCCTGATCGCCAGCAGCTGCTTGGTGTACTCGGCCGTGCCGAACTTCTTCTGCAGCGAGTCCATGAGGATATGCGCCCGCGTCTTGAGCGTCTCGAGTCGTGTCTTGAACAGGTCGTCCGTCGAAAAGGGCACGGGGATGTGGGGGTCCGTGAGGTTCTGAAGCGGGTACAGTATCGTCTTGAACGACGGCTCGAGGTTCTCCTGCGGCACGCGACGGCAGATAGTCTCCAGCACCTCCATGGCCACCGTCTTGGGCGTGATGGCCGTCGACTTGGGCCGGACGTCCTTGCGCAGGATCGACGAGAGCTTCCAAAACAGGTACTGAAGGTCCTTGCGGTGCTCGTCGATCCtgtcctcctccgccgccgtctcgtcgCGGTCTCCCAGCGTCTCCGCCTCGGGCACGTTCTGCACCTTGACAGGCAGGCGGGGAccgaggaagatgaggatcTGCGTAATCTCCGCGGCGAGCGCGTCTTCGATCTCGGGGGTTCTCAGAGCGTACAGGGTCACCCtgaccagctcctcgaggtcctcgacctcAAGATCCAGGCCATGCGATCCCTTGAGTGCCTCTCCCGACTTGTTGGATTTGCCGGCGTAGTCCGCAAGGAATGTGCTCAGCACTTTGGTGGTGCTCAGTTTGACCGAGTTCTCGGGATGGATCAGGCAGCCACGTACGTCTCCCCAAAGCTCCTTTGACTCAGAGGACAGCAATCTTGCCGGGTATTTCTCCGTGAGGATCTGGACGTCGTGAAGAACGGTGTTGATgagttcctcgtcggcaacgcGGATGTCGCCAGTCCCGACAATGTCTCCGATTTTGCCGAGaaccagctccagctccttctTGTGCTTAGATGAAGGCTCCTTGGCCTCAAAGAAGAAGCCAAAGGCTTGCAACGACAGCTTCGTCACCGCAAGGTTGTCCTCCTGCTCAACCCACGACCGGAGAAGCGTCAGGAAGTTCTGCGTCCTctccttgtcggccttgCGGAACAtctccttgacgagctcgccggcaGCAAGGCAGCATTTCTCActgtcgtcgttggccaACACCATGACGAGAGGCAAGAAGCAAGTGGAAATGACTTCTTGGACAAAGTCATCCGCGGACTTCATGAGCAGGAGATGGACGACCTCCATGACGGACAGACGGCCACCCTCGCGCTCGTACGTCAGGTTGGCGACGACAAAGTTGAGCTGCTTGACCCAGCGAGCCTTCCTCTGCGGGTAGTCCTTGAGGAACTGGAAGAACGCTCCTCTTGCCAGGTCCCGGGTATCCTTGTCGTCGTTAGTAATCATGACAGTGCCCACGTAGTCGAGTGTGTCGTAGACGACCGCAGTCTCAATCTTGCGCTCGAGCACGGATCGGAGGAAGTTGAATGTGACATGACGGTAAAGGGTCTCTGTCAGATCATCCTTCAGCTTGCCGAGCAGCATATCGATCGCCGCGTCCTTGACAGGAATATCCTTGCGCTCACGCAGCACAACCGAGAGCAGCTTCAGAGCAGCCTGGGAAAGCTCGGTggtggtcgaggtcgacatggAAATGCTCTTCGtcgcctccttggccgcgACCTTGTACAGCTGAacatcttcgtcgttgtTAAAGGGAACCTTGGCCAGAACCGTGAGAAGTCTGAAGGCTGCAGTCTTgacatcctcctcgccacccACAATTGCGTCACCGAGAATGGGGACGAAACCAGCAATGTTCGCAGCGGTTCGGAGGCTGTCGTACTTCTTCCACACAGACCGCAGGATGTCGAAGGCAAACTTGACGAGCTTGAAGGTGTACTTGCCGGCTGTACCGTGGTTGTCTTTCTTGACGCCCTTCTGGTAGAGGTACTTCTTCAGACGGTAGTCGATTTTGGGCTGCACCTCGGGTTTTTGGTTCTTGTAGACTTCTTGAATCACTTCGTAGCAGAAGACCAGTGTGTCACGGCTCTCTGAGGCGGGATTCTGCAGGAGACCGGCGGTTATTCTCGCCAACAGGGTGTCGATCTTGCGAACCAGCTTGAGATCAACCTTCTGCATGAGGAGGGATTGCAAGGGGTGTACAAGGACGACAAGCTGGCTGATGGAGGCCGACTTGGCGATGAGCTCCATGGAGTCTTGACTCTTGCTGGCCTTGACTTCCTTCATCTCGCTGATGTAACCCTCAGCATCCTTTTCTTGGCCAATGACACCAAAGATGTCGTCGATAATGATTGCCACGATGGACCGCAGAGTGTAATCGAGGTCACCTTGTTGGTATTCGGGGATGACCTTGAGAAGCATTGAGTGAAGAGTGTAGGACATGACATGGAGCTGGTAACCTCTTTTGAGAGCGCCGCGCAGCTCCTTCAAGATGAACCCGAAGTAGGTCGGGCCCAGCACCGAGGCAATCTGAACAAGAGTGTCTCTGGCCATCTCACGAGCATCCCAGGACTTGCTTCGCAAAATGTGGCAGATGTCGGTAAGAACACCAGCAAGCTTCTGGCCCATCTCTTCGGACGGCAAAAGCTTAAGAAGCTTGACGATGATAACACCGACCGGCACACGGTAACTGACCTCGGACTCGTCCTTCTCGTGCAGATGCTTGATCAGCAAAGGCAGGAAGAGGTTGTTGACATCCTTGCTGAGTTTATCTTGCGCGGGTGTCGTGAGCACGAGTCTCTTGCCGGAAGATGAGGTTGTCTCCACGCTGTCCACCTGCATTGGCTCGGCGGCTTTCTGTTCAACAGCGAAGATGAGGGCGTCGCAGAACTTGGCAAGGAGTCGGATCACCTGCTTCTGGTTGTCGGGCTTGGACTCGACGTAGCTAATGTATCTCTGCAGGATGACGCGGTAGTGCTTCCAATCCAGAGACTGGGCCAAATTGCCAATCGTGACCGTTGCTTGAGCGCCCAGGCCCTGGTCATCA is drawn from Colletotrichum destructivum chromosome 6, complete sequence and contains these coding sequences:
- a CDS encoding Putative cullin protein, neddylation codes for the protein MISGRGGGGTAMRAGRIRPPRRPGRLTSGIDTSDFEQCWETLKQALTDIHDQNCSTLSFEQLYRASYKIVLKKKGEMLYERVKQFEEQYFSDHVIPTIERLVTANLVSAAMGGAATSVNERRKMGEIFLGGVRKSWDHHNTSMNMTADILMYLDRGYTQDARKASIYTATIGLFRDHILRASLNSSGQYTVFDILNSVILDHINMERDGDTIDRHLLRNIVRMLDSLYESDEENEAEKLYLTVFEPEYLQSEQEYYKRECERLLRDADAGAWLRHTQRRLQEENDRCDTTIHYETRERSIKVVEEELISAHLDDFLNLEGSGLKSMVNYDREEELSILYQLVSRVDSKKASLKKILSARVVELGLEIEQMLKDTNFSAATAQADGEEIDGGEKAKALSSSAQQTAAAIKWVDDVLKLKDKFDNLWIKCFQQDLIIQTALTKSFSDFINMFTKSSEYVSLFIDDNLRRGIRGKTETETEEVLEKAITVIRYLSDKDLFERYYQKHLAKRLLNNKSESHDVEKSMISRMKQELGNQFTAKFEGMFRDMESSAELTSGYRDHIKGLGDVSRKQIDLAVNVLTTNSWPPEIMGRTSQFSEGGGCIFPEEIKRLQESLLKYYLTNRSGRKLTWLGSTGSADVRCVFPAIPGGKGPLARERKYEINVPTYGMVVLLLFNELEEGEELSLEEIQAKTNIPSQDLARTLTSLSIVPKARVLAKEPATKSIKPGDKFKFNPSFVSKTVRIKAPIINATSKVEGDEERKQTEEKNNQTRAHVIDAALVRIMKQRKELGHSQLITEVIDQLSSRFKPEISLIKKRVEDLIVREYLERVEDTSTPTYRYLA
- a CDS encoding Putative mitochondrial import protein TIM15, whose protein sequence is MASRSPFTKLTPMLRRACPGASPLNRSSPILQALQAQQQPFQPTVAARFAHAIPKPKATRDAEAKSPAQMRLEASPHYQLDFTCVPCDTRSRHKVSKQGYHHGSVLITCPSCRNRHVISDHLGIFGDRKVTVEDLMREKGRLVKRGTLGEDGDIEFYPDEAAAAAAEAEATPDTKKDGSS